The Triticum aestivum cultivar Chinese Spring chromosome 7B, IWGSC CS RefSeq v2.1, whole genome shotgun sequence genome window below encodes:
- the LOC123159895 gene encoding uncharacterized protein: protein MFDVWSAVGWWDRWQLRILVLGSLGIQWFLMVAAPMRKYTVRRSFRLCIWLAYISSDAVAIYALATLFNRHARATSSSSSSCDGIAHNKAKILEVLWAPVLLIHLGGQEELTAYTIEDNELWTRHTVTLVSQVAVAMYAFYKSWPNPGDWKLLASAVLLFIIGVVSFSEKPWALKKASINRLASVSATIQGTQKRTRLAVYLDDLLFSDWYNCSTTKSGDKSSLLAGVGWHNCFSFTESATKKQPAELAAGEEDNVGLSDGDKVYMVLSDMSLSAAADDLVQRGRARNVRDVLRPLSTKAEKELKRWLRGAFGLIYTRANLVFTRKYLVYHVLVVPILHIAALTLFARSGKDGYNRTDVKITYILLCLTAALDVFAVFIRQLLYRAMSAKSVPALCETVPGYNLVDAVLRRRHKDIGRLVKCATGMGCKEEYFDYCKCEGGGQDYTLYKNVSEMVLADLVDAQGRDLANYRVFTVPDESGAAELPVEDAGAGAEIMQQRQSSPTGAANWALSEELQKVCGPKVRGALRGSFDRSVLVWHIATDLCYRMEGTPPADGEEDSHWLRIKCTEAISSYMARLLNFHPDMLLTGSRQHLVSEAKDEFEFFLDRAMVGNSGEPLSKDDLTNIIDHGPEGERFHMQVPIGIDNEAEDKEAIKSLFHVPKACSLAKELMKLEPPSTRWRVMYRVWLGMLFYSASMCRGYLHAKSLGEGGEFLSYVWLVLSLKGARTLADKLQMLQGDDEEPQIPEGSAPRNQHPDRRPQLPGLEIPRPDA from the coding sequence atgttcGATGTGTGGAGTGCCGTGGGATGGTGGGACAGGTGGCAGCTGCGCATCCTCGTCCTCGGCAGCCTGGGCATTCAATGGTTTCTAATGGTGGCTGCCCCCATGCGCAAGTACACCGTCCGGCGCTCCTTCAGGCTATGCATATGGCTTGCATACATTAGCAGCGATGCTGTGGCCATCTATGCGCTGGCCACCCTCTTCAACCGTCACGCCAGGgcgaccagcagcagcagcagcagctgcgaTGGCATTGCACACAACAAGGCCAAGATCCTGGAGGTCCTATGGGCTCCTGTCCTGCTCATCCACCTCGGCGGGCAGGAGGAGCTGACTGCGTACACCATCGAAGACAACGAGCTGTGGACAAGGCACACCGTGACCCTAGTGTCCCAGGTCGCGGTTGCCATGTACGCCTTCTACAAGTCGTGGCCTAACCCCGGCGACTGGAAGCTATTGGCATCAGCGGTCCTGCTCTTCATCATTGGGGTCGTCAGTTTCAGTGAGAAGCCATGGGCCCTCAAGAAAGCCAGCATTAATAGACTGGCGTCGGTGTCGGCGACGATACAAGGAACACAGAAGCGCACAAGATTGGCGGTGTACTTGGACGATCTCTTGTTCTCCGATTGGTACAACTGCTCCACCACCAAGTCCGGCGACAAGAGTAGCCTGCTTGCAGGTGTGGGTTGGCACAACTGCTTCTCCTTCACCGAGTCGGCGACCAAGAAGCAGCCGGCGGAGCTGGCGGCGGGTGAGGAGGACAATGTGGGCTTGTCGGACGGTGATAAAGTCTATATGGTGCTCTCGGACATGTCGCTCTCAGCTGCTGCCGATGACCTTGTGCAACGAGGCAGAGCTCGAAATGTGCGAGACGTTCTTCGGCCTCTGAGCACCAAGGCGGAGAAGGAACTCAAACGCTGGCTGCGTGGTGCGTTTGGGCTCATATATACCAGAGCTAATTTGGTATTCACTCGCAAGTACCTGGTTTACCATGTGCTGGTGGTGCCCATCCTGCACATCGCCGCCCTCACGCTGTTTGCGAGGAGCGGCAAGGACGGGTACAACCGCACGGACGTGAAGATCACATACATCCTCCTGTGCCTCACCGCCGCGCTGGATGTTTTTGCGGTCTTCATCCGCCAGCTACTGTACCGGGCGATGTCTGCAAAGAGTGTCCCGGCGTTGTGCGAGACGGTACCAGGCTACAACCTCGTGGACGCGGTTCTCCGGCGGAGGCACAAGGACATTGGGCGGCTGGTCAAGTGCGCCACCGGCATGGGCTGCAAGGAAGAGTACTTCGACTACTGCAAGTGCGAAGGCGGCGGCCAAGACTACACATTGTACAAGAATGTGTCGGAGATGGTCCTTGCGGATCTGGTGGATGCACAGGGCCGCGACCTCGCCAATTACAGGGTCTTCACGGTGCCAGACGAATCAGGCGCCGCTGAGCTGCCGGTGGAGGATGCTGGGGCAGGTGCCGAGATAATGCAACAGAGGCAGAGCAGCCCGACGGGAGCGGCCAACTGGGCTCTAAGTGAGGAGCTGCAGAAGGTGTGCGGCCCCAAGGTACGGGGCGCCCTCCGCGGGTCGTTCGACAGGAGCGTCCTCGTCTGGCACATCGCCACCGACCTCTGCTACCGCATGGAAGGTACTCCTCCTGCCGACGGCGAGGAAGACTCGCACTGGCTTCGCATCAAGTGCACGGAAGCAATATCCAGCTACATGGCTCGGCTGCTGAATTTCCACCCGGACATGCTGCTCACCGGCAGCAGGCAGCACCTGGTCAGTGAAGCCAAGGATGAATTCGAGTTCTTCTTGGACCGCGCCATGGTAGGTAACAGCGGCGAGCCGCTCAGCAAAGACGACCTGACCAATATCATCGACCACGGGCCGGAAGGGGAACGCTTCCACATGCAGGTGCCCATCGGCATCGATAATGAAGCTGAGGACAAGGAGGCAATAAAATCTTTGTTCCACGTCCCCAAGGCATGCAGTCTCGCAAAGGAGCTGATGAAACTTGAACCGCCGTCCACGCGCTGGAGGGTGATGTaccgggtgtggctgggcatgctCTTCTACTCCGCCAGCATGTGCAGGGGCTACCTGCACGCTAAGAGCTTGGGTGAAGGTGGCGAGTTCCTCTCCTACGTCTGGCTCGTCCTCTCGCTCAAGGGTGCCAGGACCCTGGCCGACAAGCTTCAGATGCTGCAGGGAGACGACGAGGAACCACAGATTCCGGAGGGATCGGCGCCGAGGAACCAACACCCtgatcgacgcccacaactacctGGTTTGGAAATCCCCCGTCCAGATGCTTGA